atataaaaaggaaagctaGACAAACGCACCCAACCAATAGACTGAttaaaaataaactcaaaatctaaactatttttttattcataaggAATATAGAAAACAATACTTTAAAAGAATCCTTTCAATGTAAACTAGTAGCTAATTGCCCTGCTTTCATGGCTAACCTGGACAAGTAAATAATCAGAACAGCAAAGTTTATTCAGTCTCATGCTATACTCATATAGTATACCAAGGCAGTAAATATACACAAAGAGAACCAATGATGATGCTAGACCTTTTGGAATCACTTTTCCCTAATTTCAAAGCAGCCTCACCAAATAAGTTACAACTTCAAGACATAACTCATTCATGTGAACTGTGGATGATGAAGAAAGTTTATCAACACTGGTTAAGACAAGTGAAGGGACATGATGGGTGAAGTTGAACTTGATTGGGGGAAAAAGGTACTCACCACTGTATTTAACAATTCCATCAGATTAGCACTTATCCTATCATCCAATAGAGGAAGCAATAAACATAGATAAccagtgttttaaaaaaattttggacaaTGTAGAACAGGTTATAGCTAATTTTCATCAATAATCTTAACAAAAGCAAGATAGATATCCAAATAAAAGCTAAACGCATCACAAGTTGGGCCACATTTTATGTCTACACATGCTCTTTAACTGGACTTAAACTCAAAAGACATGCATCTACCTAAAGTTCATATCTTCTCTAATTCAGGAATTTGCTAACAAAAATGGTAGAACTGACTATGGAATACAAGTGTTTCTTGATATCCAAATCATTAGCTACAATGTACCCGAACAAACATGGTGACCTTAACACATATCATTCTGCTGTAATACCTCAAATTTGTAGAAATATGTCACAAACCCATTATAAGTAGCATAATATTATGCAAGaattattcttaaaattcacaaaaaatttagtaaaattATGGACTATGCGAAAAAAGACATTTTGGCCAAATATAAAGTTacccacaaaagaaaaatggcaaatttgacatgtatgGGAAAATtatacaagagaaagagagcgaCATGGGATGTGAAAGCACCGGTTTTGTCATTGATGTTTGGTTTCTCTGTTTCTTCATCTCTTTGAGGGTCGAGAGCTTGGATGGGAATCGTGCTTTTGACCGTTGTCCTTGAGAACTCAAGTGAACTGGGTTCTTGAAGAAGAAGTTGATTGTACTGGTTCTCTTTGCAAATTCAGGTGTTAGAAGTGGCAAGAAAACTTCTGGCGTCGGTGGTTGGAAACAACGAGAAAGAGAGACAGTTTTGGGCGTTTTTCTGATGAGACAAAGGTCGGTCTCCAGCGACGATGCTAGGCAGCGGTTGTCAAGGTTTggagttgagacttgagagagagaagatggaGTCATGGAGGTGCTGGTGTGCTCTAGTGGTGCCGAGAGAAACggatagagaaagagatgaaatttttttgattttgcgAAAAGGGGAAAAGCAAGAGAGGGCgagtattagaaaaaaatttcagtgGCAACGCTAGGCAGTGGCTGTGGAGCTTtggagttgagagagagagaatatggtGGTGCGGTGAGAAAAAGCAGAAATGgagactggagagagggttttgattttgctgAAGAAGGGGGAAGAGGGTGTTAAAGGCGGGGCTTCAAAATtttcaggggtatttttgtcttttcaggTGTATAAGGGTGTAGTATGCTGATCTGTTTCTTTTAGACAGATGTCACTTTTTTATTGGGCCTAGAAACACCAACTAAGTGCTGATGTGGAATCCCTGAAACACTATATACTTTCTCCGATGATACATCATCTGTATTGAGTCTCTAATTTCTAGTAGCAGTTACTAGAATTCAAAGTGATAACAGCATCTATTTATTGTTCTGTCCCAGAAATTTGTTGCAATATAAAGGGTAAGATAATGATACAAAAGTATGATAGGCAAACGGCAATTGAATATAGCCCATAGGCCATAGCTATACAGTTTTCATAACAATCAACCAACAAACCACTCGCAAAAGCCACGTAATCCCCATGCATGTTATCTCTATCACGTAAAATTGCGCTACTCGAACTCGTACAATTATGagctgaaaaaataaaatgggtaaaaaaaaaaagaaattaaaatgggATCTGAGTACTCCAAGGGTAAAATGTGAACGGTCGAGATTGCATGTATATAGCCAAATTGACTTGACCCGCTCTCATTAACGAACTTAACCacctttctctcttccttcccAAGAAACCAAGAGAAAATCCATCATCCaagaaagaaagcaagaaaaCTCAACCATGTCCAAGGCTTATAGAATTCGTAAAAATCGCAGACTTTCAAAGCCACTGTCACAAAACCCTTCACCCAATACAGAGCCACACCAATATGTCCAATATCTCCCTAAACCGATCAATAAAATACAATGGACGTGTTTTATAGTGATACTTGTttaccttttcttcttcttgatcatCGCAGGGGACCATTCATTCCGTGGCAGTGACAGTCTCTACAGCATTGTTCACTCGCGTTTTGTGGGTTATTTATCTAAGCATTACCCTGAAATAATGGAGAGCAATTACAAGCCAGTTAAACAGAAGGGAAATCCTTACTACTCAGAGAATTTTACTACGAATTACTATCAAATGGAAAGGATATTCAAGGTGTATATGTACCCAGAAGATGAAGTTCTCAACAAGTACTACCAGAATGGAAGCGAAGGCTACTTCTTCAAGAACATCAAAGATAGCCAGTTCCGCACCACTATTGCTCAAGAAGCTCACCTCTTCTTTATCCCCATTCGCACCCACCAAATGCACAACATGGTATATCTACATATATTCTTTCAAGGAACAACATATCATTTTGTTCTTGATTgctattctttatttttgtccAATAACAAAGCCAATTTGATAATGCGTGCAGGGAACATCGATTGAGGAAATGGCCATTGTAGTCCAGAATTATTTCCAGAGCTTAATCACGGAAAACCCATATTGGAATAAAAGCCAAGGTGCAgatcattttttcataaattgcCATGAAATTGGTGTGATGGCTACAAAAGGATTGCCATTGATGAAGAATGCAATTCAAGTTGTGTGTACCTCTCTTGATGCATTGGAATTTAACCCATTAAAGGATATCATCATCCCAGCTCAAGATCTTGAACCGTCCACAACAACCAGGTAACTTCCATCCAATAAAGAcaatcttttttcctttgtgaataggaaattttttttcttttttctaaagcatttatatatcaatagaaaaatttctttgaaagaCGTCAGGGTCATTGTGAATTTTTTACCTTAATATGCTAattgattattaaaaattataaaaaactctataattttcatttcttgTCCCATGCTATGTGTCTAAAATGCACCACTTGCACCTGATTCCAATACAATCGATATGTAGTTAGCTGTTGCTTGGTCTTGAACTCTTTTAGGGGCTTTGTTTTGGTATTTTACTTTGTTTCTTTGGTTGATATTGCATAGATCATACACCTTAAACAATTTTTGTCCTACTACATATCTTTGTACCATTCTATAACCATCTATACACAAAGAATATGTTTCATATTTTGTTCTAGGAAAGTTGCTGcctctttgaattttattgttaaagttAATGGTGTATATATATTACAGGAAAGTAGTAAGAGATTCAGAACTTGATAGGAACTACTGCTCATGCCAGTTATCCCCATTTCGTGCTGCCTGTATGGTAGAATCGATCCTTGAGGAATGTGTTCCCGCAGGTAATGTGCTATAAGCCTATAATCTTTTTTGTGTAATATAATCTTCTCCTAGtttttttgtagtattttttttttcaccataaAATGCAATTGTTTTCTATAAGCTTGTGTGTTACTTTGCAGTTGTCTCGTTCCTCAACCTTGATTTGCCATTCAATGATACTCTTGATTGGACGAGATTTTCTATTATAGGAAGAACTAAAGACGTACACTTAAATGGTGAAAAGCTCAACAAATTACATAACAACTTACTCGAGGTAAAAAAATGTCCTGACTTCTTCGCCCATTAAAAAGACTTTATGTCCTGGTGTCTGGATTTGGTTTCTATAACTATGTGcttcaaattactttttttttttcttttcttaaaatctTATAGCTATGCTATGTTGCTTTGgaatttgtattctttttttttttaatgacaaaagaatataaatgaaaattcaattaaaattaatgtcCAGACATGCATTATGACTTTATCTTTTTCATACTTCCCTAATGGCCATTAGGGTTTTGAAAGCTAATATGTACATAGTAGCTTAATtgatcttttactttttctttattcactCATCCTGGTAACTTAGTGTAAAgttactagttttttttatttgtttccaaAAGGAAAAGGCTACTAGATCAATTACACAATCATAACATGCATGATAGTCACTTTTAAGTAACGTGAG
This portion of the Castanea sativa cultivar Marrone di Chiusa Pesio chromosome 7, ASM4071231v1 genome encodes:
- the LOC142644118 gene encoding putative glycosyltransferase At5g25310 produces the protein MESNYKPVKQKGNPYYSENFTTNYYQMERIFKVYMYPEDEVLNKYYQNGSEGYFFKNIKDSQFRTTIAQEAHLFFIPIRTHQMHNMGTSIEEMAIVVQNYFQSLITENPYWNKSQGADHFFINCHEIGVMATKGLPLMKNAIQVVCTSLDALEFNPLKDIIIPAQDLEPSTTTRKVVRDSELDRNYCSCQLSPFRAACMVESILEECVPAVVSFLNLDLPFNDTLDWTRFSIIGRTKDVHLNGEKLNKLHNNLLEIRKHFQWNSPPVRLDAFHTVI